The Paenibacillus tianjinensis genome has a window encoding:
- a CDS encoding ferritin → MDIPKEINDLINTQIMHEGRNANAYLQVSAWFEEKNLSGFGEYFRKQAEDEISHKNKFIKYLNDRISGKVKMLSVPEITVNLDKFSDAGDLYIKLESQTTQDIYDIAQKALEFKDYMTFQFIQWFIDEQISEELEAMNFKSKLDLINEDGTGIILLNEEMEEE, encoded by the coding sequence GTGGATATTCCTAAAGAGATAAATGATCTAATTAATACTCAAATTATGCACGAGGGTAGAAATGCCAATGCATATTTACAAGTGTCTGCATGGTTTGAAGAAAAGAATCTTTCTGGTTTTGGTGAATACTTTAGAAAACAGGCAGAAGATGAGATTAGTCATAAGAATAAGTTCATTAAATATCTAAATGATCGTATTTCCGGGAAGGTAAAAATGCTTTCTGTGCCAGAAATAACGGTAAATTTAGATAAATTTTCTGATGCGGGCGACCTATACATTAAACTTGAGTCACAAACAACTCAAGATATTTATGATATCGCTCAGAAAGCTCTTGAATTTAAAGACTACATGACATTTCAATTTATTCAATGGTTTATTGATGAACAAATATCAGAAGAGTTAGAAGCAATGAATTTTAAATCTAAACTTGATTTGATTAATGAAGATGGAACCGGAATTATTCTCCTGAATGAAGAGATGGAAGAGGAATAA